The Pseudomonas nunensis genome includes the window CCCGGCGGTGGGGATCGGCACGACGCTGTTGCTGCATTGCGATCTGGTCTACGTCAGCCGCGATGCGCGGTTGCGCATGCCGTTCGTCAATCTCGGGTTATGCCCGGAGTTTGGCTCCAGCCTGATCCTGCCGCGTTTGCTTGGCCAAGCCAAAGCTGCGGAATTATTGTTGCTCGGCGAAGGATTCACGGGGGAACAAGCAGCGGCTTGGGGGATTGCCACCGAAGCGCTGGGCAGTGGCGAAGCGGCATTGGCCAAGGCGCGAGAGATGGCGTTGAAGTTTGAAGCGTTGCCGATCGAAGCGGTGCGCATCAGCAAGCAATTGATGAAAGCCCCGGATCGGGAACTGATCCGCCAGGTGATCGAGGAGGAGGGCGCGCTGTTCACCCAACGGCTGCGCTCGCCGGAAGCGATGGCGGCGTT containing:
- a CDS encoding enoyl-CoA hydratase translates to MTEAIQLERERGLLTLRLNRPDKKNALTRAMYSRLAEALKQADSDPEINAVLITGSSECFTAGNDIADFIQQPPSSLDSPVFHFMLNLLEFSKPVIAAVAGPAVGIGTTLLLHCDLVYVSRDARLRMPFVNLGLCPEFGSSLILPRLLGQAKAAELLLLGEGFTGEQAAAWGIATEALGSGEAALAKAREMALKFEALPIEAVRISKQLMKAPDRELIRQVIEEEGALFTQRLRSPEAMAALSGFINRH